One segment of Candidatus Micropelagos thuwalensis DNA contains the following:
- a CDS encoding pyrimidine 5'-nucleotidase — MSNKSSPMPVIGPQTVYLFDLDNTLYPPEKNLFAHVDVRMTAFIEEKLGLTHDEAFFIQKKYWREYGTTLSGLMQFHGLEPDEFLDFVHDIDVSPLTPDPELSTALANLPGKKYIFTNGTQKHAERVSDRLGVLHHFDDIFDIRAADYVPKPDKNVYHKLIANYDINPDKTIFFEDMARNLLPAYELGMTTVWLKPKLSEDAPQHAKIGHEGADGGHINYEIDNLVDFLSLMNGK; from the coding sequence TTGAGTAATAAGTCTTCCCCTATGCCAGTTATAGGACCACAAACGGTCTATCTGTTTGACCTCGACAACACGCTCTACCCGCCTGAAAAAAATTTATTCGCTCATGTGGATGTGCGCATGACTGCATTTATTGAGGAAAAATTGGGGCTGACGCATGATGAGGCTTTTTTTATCCAGAAGAAATACTGGAGGGAATATGGCACAACTCTATCTGGCCTGATGCAATTCCACGGACTAGAACCGGACGAGTTTCTCGATTTTGTGCATGATATTGATGTCTCACCGCTTACGCCAGACCCTGAACTCTCCACCGCGCTCGCCAATCTCCCGGGGAAAAAATATATTTTCACCAATGGCACACAAAAACATGCCGAAAGAGTAAGCGACCGACTCGGGGTATTGCACCATTTTGATGATATTTTTGATATTCGTGCGGCTGACTATGTTCCAAAGCCCGACAAAAATGTCTACCACAAATTAATCGCCAATTATGACATCAACCCCGATAAAACCATTTTTTTCGAAGATATGGCGCGGAATTTATTACCGGCATATGAGCTTGGCATGACGACCGTATGGTTAAAACCAAAACTATCCGAGGATGCTCCACAACATGCCAAAATCGGGCATGAAGGCGCTGACGGCGGGCACATAAATTATGAGATTGATAATCTGGTGGATTTTCTGTCACTCATGAACGGAAAGTGA
- the fmt gene encoding methionyl-tRNA formyltransferase: protein MRLIFMGTPDFSVPSLNALHEAGHDICAVYTRPPAKKGRGMSAQLTPVHECAEALGLTVFTPENFKTPETVSMFASHQADLAVVVAYGLILPESVLSAPVKGCWNIHASLLPRWRGAAPIQRAIMAGDMKTGICIMQMEAGLDTGPVLLRQELDINDTDTAADLHDRLMWLGADAIVEAISAHENLQPIQQSAAGVTYAQKINKQESRINWSQSASQLDCFIRGLSPFPGAWFDADGDRIKVLAVRPIESSSEAKYKCGEVLDSGNGKPIIACGRGALELVRLQRSGKSAMTGEEFQRGKSLKPGTLLS from the coding sequence ATGCGTTTGATTTTTATGGGAACACCAGACTTTTCTGTGCCATCCCTGAATGCCCTGCATGAGGCCGGTCATGATATTTGTGCCGTCTATACCCGTCCGCCCGCCAAAAAAGGACGTGGCATGAGCGCGCAATTAACGCCAGTACATGAATGTGCTGAAGCTTTGGGGTTGACAGTTTTTACTCCTGAAAATTTTAAGACACCCGAAACAGTGAGCATGTTTGCGTCGCATCAAGCAGATTTGGCAGTGGTGGTGGCTTATGGTCTGATTTTGCCGGAAAGCGTTCTTTCTGCACCTGTTAAAGGATGTTGGAATATCCATGCGTCCTTACTGCCACGCTGGCGCGGGGCCGCGCCGATACAAAGGGCGATAATGGCTGGAGATATGAAAACGGGAATCTGCATCATGCAAATGGAAGCTGGCCTTGATACTGGCCCGGTTTTGCTGCGGCAGGAACTTGACATTAATGATACAGACACTGCAGCGGATTTGCATGACCGGCTCATGTGGTTGGGGGCAGATGCTATAGTTGAAGCAATCAGCGCACATGAAAACCTTCAGCCCATTCAACAAAGCGCGGCGGGTGTAACATATGCCCAGAAAATCAACAAACAGGAAAGCCGAATAAATTGGTCGCAGAGTGCAAGTCAACTTGATTGTTTTATTCGTGGGTTATCACCTTTTCCCGGTGCTTGGTTTGACGCTGATGGTGACCGTATCAAGGTGCTTGCAGTTCGCCCGATAGAGAGTTCATCAGAAGCAAAATACAAATGCGGAGAGGTTTTGGACTCCGGCAACGGGAAACCAATTATTGCCTGTGGTCGTGGTGCGCTGGAATTGGTGCGCCTCCAACGTTCCGGTAAATCAGCGATGACAGGTGAAGAATTTCAGCGTGGCAAAAGTTTGAAGCCTGGAACGCTTTTGTCATGA
- the dapD gene encoding 2,3,4,5-tetrahydropyridine-2,6-dicarboxylate N-succinyltransferase codes for MAEAYEEIEKIINSAFENPDDISPDMTGEKRDAIEAAMSFLDNGTLRVAEKNEDEWHVNQWLKKAVLLSFRLNNMTTIAHGPGTASWWDKVPSKFDGWGEEDFSSAGFRAVPNCVVRRGAYIAPNVVLMPSFVNLGAYVDEGTMVDTWATVGSCAQIGKNVHISGGAGIGGVLEPLQANPTIIEDNCFIGARSEVAEGVIVREGAVLSMGVFLSASTKIVDRASGDISFGEVPPFSVVVPGMLPDASGTPGKPGLACAVIVKTVDAGTRAKTSINELLRD; via the coding sequence ATGGCTGAAGCTTACGAAGAAATCGAAAAAATTATCAATTCAGCTTTTGAGAACCCTGATGATATCTCACCCGACATGACGGGCGAGAAACGCGATGCAATTGAAGCGGCTATGTCTTTCCTAGATAATGGCACACTGCGCGTTGCCGAAAAGAATGAGGACGAATGGCACGTTAATCAATGGCTTAAAAAGGCTGTCTTGTTGTCATTTCGTCTAAATAATATGACAACCATTGCACATGGCCCCGGCACGGCAAGTTGGTGGGATAAAGTCCCGTCAAAATTTGATGGCTGGGGAGAAGAAGATTTTTCATCGGCAGGTTTCCGAGCCGTACCAAATTGTGTGGTCAGGCGCGGCGCTTATATTGCTCCAAATGTTGTTTTGATGCCCAGCTTTGTGAATCTTGGTGCCTATGTTGATGAAGGCACCATGGTTGATACATGGGCGACGGTTGGTTCTTGCGCTCAAATTGGTAAGAATGTCCATATCTCTGGTGGCGCAGGCATTGGTGGTGTACTGGAACCCTTACAAGCCAACCCGACAATTATTGAAGATAATTGCTTTATCGGGGCGCGCTCCGAAGTTGCGGAAGGCGTGATTGTCCGTGAGGGCGCGGTGCTGTCTATGGGTGTGTTTCTATCGGCATCAACTAAAATCGTTGACCGCGCCAGTGGTGACATTTCCTTTGGTGAAGTCCCCCCTTTCTCTGTGGTTGTCCCGGGCATGTTACCTGACGCTTCCGGTACGCCTGGCAAACCCGGTCTCGCTTGTGCCGTGATTGTGAAAACCGTGGATGCAGGTACGCGTGCAAAAACATCTATTAATGAATTGCTGAGGGACTGA
- the dapE gene encoding succinyl-diaminopimelate desuccinylase: MQIDPVNFAAELIRCPSVTPADAGALDLLEKVLTEIGFTCTRLPFQEPNTARVDNLYARLGDAAPHICFAGHTDVVPVGAADNWQKDPFSGEISDDKLWGRGAADMKGAIAAFVAATADYLSQNGKPIGSISLLITGDEEGPSVNGTIKMLDWLSTQQEVIDDCIVGEPTNPETLGEMIKIGRRGSVNTTVTIEGIQGHVAYPHRAANPVPHLVQLLERLITAKLDDGTPHFQPSNLELTGFDVGNAVTNVIPALAQARFNIRYNDIWSRDTITDWINENLNAAHDALNNAIDGENKFSLTVDINHSGEAFLTPTGTLSELAVSAVEKTLGMTPKLSTSGGTSDARFIKDHARVIEFGLVGKTMHKVDEHVRVNDIQSLTKIYQEILSGYFS, translated from the coding sequence ATGCAAATTGATCCGGTAAATTTTGCTGCCGAGTTGATACGCTGTCCGTCCGTAACGCCTGCAGATGCAGGGGCCTTAGATTTGCTTGAAAAAGTACTAACGGAAATCGGCTTCACTTGTACGCGCCTTCCATTTCAGGAACCTAATACCGCACGTGTGGATAATCTATATGCACGTCTTGGCGATGCGGCGCCTCATATCTGCTTTGCAGGCCATACAGATGTTGTGCCGGTTGGCGCAGCGGATAACTGGCAGAAAGATCCTTTTTCCGGTGAGATTTCCGATGACAAGTTATGGGGGCGCGGGGCGGCTGATATGAAAGGTGCAATAGCGGCTTTCGTTGCCGCCACGGCAGATTATCTTTCGCAAAATGGCAAACCTATAGGTTCTATAAGTTTGCTGATTACCGGCGATGAAGAAGGCCCTTCGGTCAATGGCACAATCAAAATGCTAGATTGGTTAAGCACCCAGCAAGAAGTCATTGATGATTGCATTGTCGGTGAGCCGACCAACCCCGAAACATTGGGCGAAATGATTAAAATCGGGCGTCGCGGCAGCGTGAACACAACTGTTACCATTGAAGGTATTCAAGGTCACGTCGCCTATCCGCATCGCGCGGCGAACCCTGTTCCGCATCTTGTCCAATTATTGGAGCGGTTAATCACGGCAAAACTTGATGACGGCACACCACATTTCCAGCCAAGCAATCTGGAACTGACGGGTTTTGATGTCGGCAATGCTGTAACCAATGTCATTCCCGCACTGGCACAAGCACGTTTTAATATCCGTTATAATGATATATGGAGCCGTGACACCATCACCGACTGGATTAACGAAAACCTCAACGCGGCTCATGACGCTTTAAATAATGCCATTGATGGTGAGAATAAATTTTCTTTGACTGTTGATATTAACCATTCCGGCGAGGCTTTTTTGACCCCGACCGGCACCTTGAGTGAGCTTGCTGTCAGTGCGGTAGAAAAAACGCTAGGCATGACACCCAAATTATCTACAAGTGGTGGCACATCTGATGCACGGTTTATTAAAGATCACGCGCGTGTGATTGAGTTTGGGCTTGTCGGCAAAACCATGCACAAGGTGGATGAGCACGTCAGAGTCAATGACATTCAATCTCTAACAAAAATTTATCAAGAAATTCTGTCCGGTTATTTTTCATAA
- the truA gene encoding tRNA pseudouridine(38-40) synthase TruA, whose translation MTQRFKLIIEYEGTKFCGWQTQRGGGAVQDALSEAVFKFCGEEVNVNGAGRTDTGVHARGQVAHLDIEKSTDASTLLKALNFHLKPHPVAVLSAQLVDSEFDARFSAIRRHYEYRILSRRVRPTLLVDRVWWVPVELDVAAMQEASGRLTGRHDFTTFRSVQCQAASPERSLDRLDVVAEDGEIRIRAVARSFLHNQVRSMVGSLKLVGEGKWSADNLSAALEAKDRAACAPVAPAHGLYFMSVDYEK comes from the coding sequence ATGACGCAAAGATTTAAACTCATAATTGAATATGAAGGAACCAAGTTTTGCGGGTGGCAAACCCAGCGCGGGGGTGGTGCAGTGCAGGATGCTTTATCGGAGGCGGTTTTTAAATTCTGCGGCGAAGAGGTGAATGTCAACGGTGCAGGCCGCACAGATACAGGCGTTCATGCGCGGGGGCAGGTTGCGCATTTGGATATAGAGAAATCCACCGATGCATCAACTCTCCTTAAGGCATTAAATTTTCATCTTAAACCGCATCCGGTGGCTGTGCTTTCTGCCCAGTTGGTGGATAGTGAGTTTGATGCGCGTTTTTCAGCCATTCGGCGCCATTATGAATACCGCATCTTATCGCGACGGGTGCGTCCGACACTCCTGGTGGATAGGGTGTGGTGGGTACCTGTTGAATTGGACGTTGCGGCAATGCAGGAGGCGTCAGGGCGGCTCACCGGGCGACATGATTTCACAACTTTCCGCTCGGTTCAGTGTCAGGCTGCTTCGCCTGAGCGCTCGCTTGACCGTCTCGATGTGGTGGCAGAGGATGGTGAGATTAGAATTCGGGCGGTCGCGCGAAGTTTTCTGCACAATCAGGTGCGCTCCATGGTCGGTTCTTTGAAGCTTGTGGGGGAAGGCAAGTGGTCAGCAGATAATTTATCCGCTGCACTAGAAGCCAAAGATCGTGCAGCCTGTGCGCCCGTTGCACCGGCGCATGGTTTGTATTTTATGTCTGTGGATTATGAAAAATAA